One Engystomops pustulosus chromosome 7, aEngPut4.maternal, whole genome shotgun sequence DNA window includes the following coding sequences:
- the PPP1R14B gene encoding protein phosphatase 1 regulatory subunit 14B — protein MAALSSPGSGPHPTSPRVYFQSPGETAAEPERRHQGRVTVKYDRKELRKRLRLEEWILEQLVGLYDCQEEEIPELEIDVDELIDMETDEQRGERVKELLTDCYKPTEAFISGLLEKIQGMQKLSTPQKK, from the exons ATGGCCGCCTTGAGTAGCCCCGGCTCCGGACCTCATCCCACTTCCCCCCGGGTCTACTTCCAATCCCCTGGAGAGACAGCCGCCGAGCCGGAGAGACGACACCAGGGCAGAGTGACAGTCAAGTATGACCGCAAGGAGCTGAGGAAGAggctgaggctggaggagtgGATCCTGGAGCAGCTGGTGGGGCTGTATGACTGCCAG GAAGAAGAAATCCCAGAACTGGAAATTGATGTGGATGAATTAATAGATATGGAAACTGATGAACAGCGGGGTGAGAGGGTGAAG GAACTTCTTACTGACTGCTACAAACCAACTGAG GCCTTTATATCTGGATTACTGGAGAAGATACAGGGAATGCAGAAGCTGAGTACTCCCCAGAAGAAGTGA